Proteins encoded in a region of the Streptomyces sp. NBC_00310 genome:
- a CDS encoding HAMP domain-containing sensor histidine kinase has protein sequence MKKLLSRYRSLPIRARLSMLVAAAVAFAVAAVSVTCWFIVQGKLYEQIDNELKKSMAMRGLDQQAMDAIAYCTQTVDEDDPRPRSIYFQVVLKDGKACVLDFSAGAIKVTQTDKDVVNDTKRTEAIYHNSVASDGTDVRVMSKPVSYYDPQTGEPANAAFLTALPLNGTQATLNDLALILLLVSGIGVVGAGAAGLAVARAGLRPVDKLTEAVEHVARTEDLSIRIPVEEESEDEVARLSRSFNSMTSALANSRELQQQLIADAGHELRTPLTSLRTNIELLTRSEETGRPIPAEDRKALLASVKAQMTELAALIGDLQELSRSESGQQGGRHLQVVDFQETVEAALRRARLRGPELTITADLQPWYVRSEPSALERAIVNILDNAVKFSPEGGTIEVSLDTGVLTVRDHGPGIPVDELPHVFDRFWRSPSARALPGSGLGLSIVARTVEQAGGEVSLSRADGGGTLATVRLPGAATPPPEAV, from the coding sequence GCGGTGTCGGTGACCTGTTGGTTCATCGTGCAGGGGAAACTGTACGAGCAGATCGACAACGAGCTTAAGAAGTCGATGGCCATGAGGGGCCTCGACCAGCAGGCCATGGACGCGATCGCCTACTGCACACAGACCGTCGACGAAGACGATCCCCGTCCCCGGAGCATCTACTTCCAGGTGGTGTTGAAGGACGGAAAGGCCTGTGTACTCGACTTCTCCGCCGGCGCGATCAAGGTCACCCAGACCGACAAGGACGTCGTCAACGACACCAAGCGCACTGAGGCCATCTACCACAACAGCGTCGCCTCGGACGGCACCGACGTACGCGTCATGTCCAAGCCCGTGAGCTATTACGACCCGCAGACGGGAGAACCGGCCAACGCGGCGTTCCTCACGGCCCTCCCTCTCAACGGCACCCAAGCCACCCTCAACGACCTCGCCCTGATCCTCCTCCTCGTCTCCGGCATCGGAGTCGTCGGCGCCGGTGCGGCCGGTCTGGCCGTGGCCCGCGCGGGGCTCCGCCCGGTCGACAAACTCACGGAAGCCGTCGAACACGTGGCGCGCACCGAGGACCTGAGCATCCGCATCCCGGTGGAGGAGGAGAGCGAGGACGAGGTGGCCCGCCTGTCCCGCTCCTTCAACTCGATGACGAGCGCACTCGCCAACTCCCGTGAACTGCAACAGCAGTTGATCGCGGACGCGGGCCACGAACTCCGTACGCCCCTCACGTCCCTCCGCACGAACATCGAACTCCTCACCCGCAGCGAGGAGACGGGCCGGCCGATCCCGGCGGAGGACCGCAAGGCCCTGCTCGCCTCGGTGAAGGCCCAGATGACCGAACTGGCGGCCCTGATCGGCGACCTGCAGGAGCTGTCACGCTCGGAGTCGGGCCAACAGGGAGGCCGGCACCTCCAGGTGGTCGACTTCCAGGAGACCGTGGAGGCGGCCCTGCGCCGGGCCCGTCTGCGCGGGCCCGAGCTGACGATCACGGCGGACCTGCAGCCCTGGTACGTCCGCTCCGAGCCGTCCGCGCTGGAGCGCGCGATCGTCAACATCCTCGACAACGCGGTGAAGTTCAGCCCCGAGGGCGGCACGATCGAGGTCTCCCTCGACACGGGTGTCCTCACGGTCCGCGACCACGGCCCCGGCATCCCCGTCGACGAACTCCCCCACGTCTTCGACCGCTTCTGGCGCTCCCCCAGCGCGCGGGCCCTGCCGGGCTCGGGCCTGGGCCTGTCCATCGTGGCCCGCACGGTCGAACAGGCGGGCGGCGAGGTGTCCCTGTCGCGGGCTGACGGCGGCGGCACGCTGGCGACGGTACGGCTGCCGGGGGCGGCTACTCCGCCGCCGGAGGCGGTGTAG
- a CDS encoding DUF397 domain-containing protein produces the protein MNRTLDLSTAVWRKSSYSDGGGTNCLEVTDEVPGIVPVRDSKVPDSRPLLFSAGAWSAFVKVVAAG, from the coding sequence ATGAACCGGACCCTCGACCTCAGCACTGCTGTGTGGCGCAAGTCGTCGTACAGCGACGGGGGCGGAACGAACTGCCTCGAAGTCACCGACGAAGTCCCCGGCATAGTCCCCGTCCGGGACAGCAAGGTCCCGGACAGCCGCCCGCTCCTGTTCTCCGCCGGGGCCTGGTCCGCCTTCGTCAAGGTCGTCGCGGCCGGCTGA